Proteins from a single region of Vicinamibacterales bacterium:
- a CDS encoding ParA family protein codes for MVIAVLNSKGGVGKSTIAVNLAAALATARRRVLLVDLDSQASSSLWLGVPRRHLTPSVASCLLDKYPIPKAIRHTSTANLDLLPGSIELANVDVSLCNVRGRELALRRALAALDGDYDLVVLDCPPGFSLLAINAIFAAETIVVPVSAEALALDALELLLGSIERVRARMGARARVLGFIVNGIDTQRKPSRELAERLRAEFRDRVFHTELPWAAALNDAPARRQTIFEAAPKSAAADAFRRLAGELLQRLPAPVRG; via the coding sequence GTGGTCATCGCCGTTCTGAACAGCAAGGGAGGCGTCGGAAAGTCCACGATCGCCGTCAACCTCGCCGCCGCGCTCGCCACCGCACGCCGCCGCGTGCTGCTCGTCGATCTCGACAGCCAGGCCTCGTCCTCGCTGTGGCTCGGCGTGCCGCGCCGGCATCTGACGCCGTCGGTTGCCTCGTGCCTGCTGGACAAGTATCCCATCCCCAAGGCGATCCGTCACACCAGCACCGCCAACCTCGATCTTCTGCCAGGGTCGATCGAGCTGGCCAATGTCGACGTGTCGCTGTGCAACGTCCGCGGCCGCGAACTGGCGCTGCGCCGCGCGCTGGCGGCGCTCGACGGCGACTACGACCTCGTCGTGCTCGATTGCCCGCCCGGCTTTTCGCTGCTGGCAATCAACGCGATCTTCGCCGCGGAGACGATCGTGGTGCCGGTGTCGGCGGAGGCGCTGGCGCTGGATGCGCTCGAGCTGCTGCTCGGCTCGATCGAGCGGGTGCGCGCGCGCATGGGCGCCAGGGCGCGCGTGCTCGGATTCATCGTGAACGGGATCGACACGCAGCGGAAGCCGAGCCGCGAGCTGGCGGAGCGGCTTCGCGCCGAATTCCGCGATCGCGTGTTCCACACCGAGCTGCCGTGGGCGGCGGCGCTGAACGATGCCCCGGCCCGGCGTCAGACGATCTTCGAGGCCGCCCCCAAATCCGCCGCCGCCGATGCGTTCCGGCGGCTGGCCGGCGAGCTGCTGCAGCGGCTCCCGGCGCCGGTGCGGGGGTGA
- a CDS encoding ATP-binding protein, which produces MTTSPDPPAGATECVILVGLPGAGKSTFARARFPGHVYISKDAFPPGARDKQARQDAALRAAFSAGRPALVDNTNVTPADRAAIIAIAREYGARVIGYYLEVTPRDAVARNERREGRAKVPKVAIFASAKRLVAPSLAEGFDELHTIR; this is translated from the coding sequence GTGACCACTAGTCCGGACCCGCCGGCGGGCGCGACGGAATGCGTCATCCTCGTCGGGCTCCCCGGCGCCGGCAAGTCGACCTTCGCGCGCGCGCGATTTCCCGGGCACGTCTACATCAGCAAGGACGCCTTTCCGCCGGGCGCGCGTGACAAGCAGGCGCGCCAGGATGCGGCGCTCCGCGCGGCGTTCTCCGCCGGCCGCCCGGCGCTCGTGGACAACACGAACGTGACGCCTGCCGATCGCGCGGCGATCATCGCCATCGCCCGCGAGTACGGCGCGCGCGTCATCGGCTATTACCTCGAGGTGACGCCGCGCGATGCCGTCGCGCGCAACGAGCGGAGGGAGGGGCGTGCGAAAGTGCCGAAGGTGGCGATCTTCGCCAGCGCCAAGCGCCTGGTGGCGCCGTCGCTCGCCGAAGGGTTCGACGAGCTGCACACGATCCGCTAG
- the merB gene encoding organomercurial lyase, translated as MTALIRDVRLYIYNQLIETSAAPSTADTAAALARPEAEITAAYRELADAKVLVLRPGSHTVWMAMPFSNMQTAFTVIAGGRAYYANCAWDAFGVPAMLGIDARIFTTCPDCGGVLERKIANGAVTETRGVVHFALPPWRWWDDVGYT; from the coding sequence ATGACCGCCCTGATCCGGGACGTCCGCCTCTATATCTACAACCAGCTGATCGAGACCTCCGCCGCGCCGTCGACGGCGGATACCGCGGCCGCGCTGGCGCGCCCCGAGGCGGAGATCACCGCCGCGTATCGCGAGCTGGCCGACGCGAAGGTCCTCGTCCTCCGCCCCGGATCGCACACCGTGTGGATGGCGATGCCGTTCTCGAACATGCAGACGGCGTTCACGGTCATCGCCGGCGGCCGCGCCTACTACGCCAATTGCGCCTGGGACGCGTTCGGCGTGCCGGCAATGCTCGGCATCGACGCGCGCATCTTCACCACCTGCCCGGACTGCGGCGGCGTGCTCGAGCGCAAGATTGCGAACGGCGCGGTGACGGAAACGCGCGGCGTCGTCCATTTTGCGCTGCCGCCGTGGCGCTGGTGGGACGACGTCGGCTACACGTGA
- a CDS encoding fused MFS/spermidine synthase — translation MESTVAQVIAVPAAATRRRSRALVAVFSTTIFLSAFLMFIVEPMIARMVLPLLGGAAAVWTTCLVFFQAVLLCGYGYAHGATTLLGPRRHAVLHIGVVLLPLLFLPVGLGASTPPATDNPAGWLLLTLLTSIGLPFFALSTSAAVLQKWYSVTDDHRSSDPYFLYAASNLGSFAALIAYPLLVERTLRLQQQAQLWTVGYAMLALLTIACALPVWRRGSHAAAAVAASAARAAEPIAWSRRARWTVLAFVPSSLLLAVTSYMSTDVASVPLLWMVPLCVYLGTFIVAFSPGAARARALGSRFMPLSVIALALLLVAQMSRPIALVIPLHLIVFGIIALACHGELADDRPNPSRLTEFYFWISLGGMLGGLFNALLAPVLFTGIVEYPLVLVVACLVRRAPAPPKASWMADAAWIAAVGALAVGSVWLNGLFGSMSRFLIIGASIPALLAFGQQRRPLRFAGCVAVLLLSGALVQSRFGRAVYADRTFFGVYRVRVDEKLNYRFMFHGPTLHGMQSMDPARRRVSLSYFHKSGPIGQVFDAVPNAAAASEVAVVGLGVGSLASYAGPSQRWTIYEIDPAVEDVARNPAFFTYLEDCGARCTVVIGDARVSLGRARPGQFGVLILDAFSSDAIPMHLLTREALSLYLSRLAPNGIIALHISNLHLSLSPVLGRLAADQGLAVLRQSEPATAGSLAEGKFPSEWMVIARSPADLGSLVNDPRWQPPVVRAGTPLWTDDFSNILSVLR, via the coding sequence ATGGAATCCACCGTTGCCCAGGTGATCGCCGTCCCCGCGGCGGCCACGCGCCGCCGCTCGCGGGCGCTCGTGGCGGTCTTCAGCACCACGATCTTCCTCAGCGCCTTCCTGATGTTCATCGTCGAACCGATGATCGCGAGGATGGTGCTGCCGCTGCTCGGCGGCGCGGCGGCGGTGTGGACGACGTGCCTGGTGTTCTTCCAGGCGGTGCTGCTCTGCGGCTATGGCTACGCGCACGGCGCGACCACGCTGCTCGGCCCGCGCCGGCATGCGGTGCTGCACATCGGCGTCGTCCTGCTGCCGCTGCTCTTCCTCCCGGTGGGTCTCGGGGCCAGCACGCCGCCGGCGACCGACAACCCGGCGGGCTGGCTGCTGCTGACGCTCCTCACGTCGATCGGGCTGCCGTTCTTCGCGCTGTCGACCAGCGCCGCGGTACTGCAGAAGTGGTACTCGGTCACGGACGATCACCGATCGAGCGATCCGTATTTTCTCTACGCCGCCAGCAACCTCGGGAGCTTCGCGGCGCTGATCGCCTATCCGCTGCTGGTGGAACGAACGCTGCGGCTCCAGCAGCAGGCGCAGCTGTGGACGGTGGGGTACGCGATGCTCGCGCTGCTGACGATCGCCTGCGCCCTCCCGGTGTGGCGCCGCGGCAGCCACGCCGCGGCGGCCGTCGCCGCGAGCGCAGCCCGGGCGGCCGAGCCGATCGCGTGGAGCCGCCGCGCGCGCTGGACGGTCCTGGCGTTCGTGCCGTCGAGCCTGCTGCTCGCGGTCACCAGCTACATGTCCACCGACGTCGCGTCGGTGCCGCTGCTGTGGATGGTGCCGCTCTGCGTCTATCTCGGCACCTTCATCGTGGCGTTCAGTCCCGGTGCGGCGCGCGCCCGGGCCCTGGGCTCGCGGTTCATGCCGCTCTCCGTCATCGCGCTGGCGCTGCTCCTCGTCGCGCAGATGAGCCGTCCGATCGCGCTGGTGATCCCGCTGCACCTGATCGTGTTCGGCATCATTGCGCTCGCGTGCCACGGTGAGCTGGCGGACGACCGGCCGAACCCGTCGCGGCTGACGGAGTTCTATTTCTGGATCTCGCTCGGCGGCATGCTCGGCGGCCTGTTCAACGCGCTGCTCGCCCCCGTGCTCTTCACCGGTATTGTCGAATACCCGCTGGTGCTGGTGGTGGCGTGCCTGGTGCGGCGCGCGCCGGCGCCGCCGAAGGCGTCGTGGATGGCGGACGCCGCGTGGATCGCCGCCGTCGGCGCGCTGGCGGTGGGCTCGGTATGGCTGAACGGGCTGTTCGGATCGATGTCGCGCTTCCTGATCATCGGCGCGTCGATCCCTGCGCTGCTCGCGTTCGGGCAGCAGCGCCGTCCCCTGCGCTTCGCCGGCTGCGTCGCCGTGCTGCTGTTGTCGGGCGCGCTGGTGCAGAGCCGGTTCGGGCGCGCCGTCTACGCCGATCGCACGTTCTTCGGCGTCTACCGCGTGCGCGTCGACGAGAAGCTCAATTACCGGTTCATGTTCCACGGGCCGACCCTTCACGGGATGCAGAGCATGGATCCGGCGCGCCGCCGGGTCTCGCTCAGCTACTTCCACAAGAGCGGCCCGATCGGTCAGGTGTTCGACGCAGTGCCCAATGCGGCCGCCGCGAGCGAGGTGGCGGTGGTCGGCCTCGGCGTGGGCTCGCTGGCGAGCTATGCAGGGCCGTCGCAGCGCTGGACCATCTACGAGATCGATCCGGCGGTCGAAGACGTCGCGCGGAACCCGGCGTTCTTCACCTATCTCGAGGACTGCGGCGCGCGGTGCACCGTGGTGATCGGCGACGCGCGCGTGTCACTGGGCCGCGCCAGACCCGGACAGTTCGGGGTGCTGATCCTGGACGCGTTCAGCTCGGACGCGATCCCGATGCACCTGCTCACGCGTGAGGCGCTGTCGCTCTACCTGTCGCGGCTGGCGCCGAACGGCATCATCGCGCTGCACATCTCGAATCTCCACCTGTCCCTGAGCCCGGTGCTCGGACGGCTGGCGGCGGATCAGGGGCTCGCGGTGCTGCGCCAGAGCGAGCCCGCGACGGCCGGGTCGCTGGCCGAGGGCAAGTTCCCCTCGGAGTGGATGGTGATCGCGCGCAGTCCGGCGGATCTCGGTTCGCTGGTCAACGACCCGCGGTGGCAGCCGCCGGTCGTCCGCGCCGGGACGCCGCTCTGGACGGACGACTTCTCCAACATTCTCAGCGTGCTGCGGTAG
- a CDS encoding S8 family serine peptidase has protein sequence MTGSRASACSSTLLVFLLGTATIAAQPPAPAQVPRARVLVELRTPDPYQPEARLGSATAVAAQRRAIEAAADRLLTRLAGAGHRVVRRYQTVPFLALEVTPGGRTALQRAAEVVRVLDDEIVRPVLAQSVPLVQGDQAWAAGYDGSGTTIAVLDTGVDAQHPFLGGRVVAEACFSSTVPGVSQTTCPNGGEVQVGPGAAAPCSLADCLHGTHVAGIAAGSGSSAGVPYSGVARNARVMAIQVFSVVTSATSCGGAAPCAGAFSSDIIAGLEYVYSAPAALNVAAVNMSLGSTTYASFCDDQPYKPAIDNLRAIGIASVVASGNSFAGNAISSPACISSAISVGATTKTDEVAFFSNVAPFISLFAPGEAIRSSVPGAGFSELSGTSMAAPHVAGAWAIVRQAAPGRSVSAVLSALRSTGRPITDSRWWSVGSTAPRINILEALATLVPITNPVPVISSFSPARLRAGISPVTLTVNGASFNAFSVVLWNGSPRPTTVVSTTQLTALISPSDLTAAASAQVAVRTPSPGGGTTASLTVPIDPPPSLVPNRLAVAPGAQVTVTLANGYGGSGDWLSFAPATAANSSYQTFTYVGAGVTTRTWTVTAPATLGTYEFRLFLDNSYTRVATSAPVVVDVGQNPQPSIASLSPASVAATSPAFTLTVNGADFVTGSVVLWNGTPRPTTFVSATQVRAAIDAADVAVVGQSSVAVSSPAPGGGVSNALPFSATPPAVLTVSATTVAPGSSVTVTLTNAPGGAYDWLALAPTSAANSSYVTFTYVGAGVTSRTWTVSMPATAGTYEFRLFLNNGYTRAGTSPPVTVSAAVNPAPAATSLSPARASAGSAGFTLTVNGTNFVAASEVRWNGAPRATTFVSATQLRASIPAADIAVPSTAQVTVFSPAPGGGTSAPLAFTIAPPPTLTVSATTVARGTPVTVTLTDGLGGLYDWLSFAPVTAANSSFVTFVYVGGGITSRTWTVTAPSTPGTYEFRLFLNNGYTRAATSVPVIVQ, from the coding sequence ATGACTGGCTCGCGCGCATCGGCGTGCTCGTCGACGCTGCTGGTATTCCTGCTCGGCACGGCAACGATCGCGGCGCAACCACCGGCGCCGGCGCAGGTGCCGCGCGCGCGCGTGCTGGTCGAACTGCGCACGCCCGACCCGTATCAGCCCGAAGCGCGGCTGGGCAGCGCCACCGCGGTTGCGGCGCAGCGGCGCGCGATCGAGGCAGCCGCCGATCGGCTGCTGACACGGCTCGCCGGCGCCGGCCATCGCGTCGTGCGGCGCTACCAGACCGTGCCGTTCCTCGCGCTGGAAGTGACACCCGGCGGCCGGACCGCGCTCCAGCGCGCCGCCGAAGTGGTCCGGGTGCTCGACGACGAGATCGTCCGGCCCGTGCTGGCGCAGAGCGTGCCGCTCGTCCAAGGGGACCAGGCGTGGGCCGCCGGGTACGACGGCAGCGGCACGACGATCGCGGTCCTCGATACCGGCGTCGACGCGCAGCATCCCTTCCTGGGCGGGCGCGTCGTCGCCGAAGCCTGCTTCTCGAGCACCGTGCCCGGCGTGAGCCAGACGACATGTCCCAACGGGGGCGAGGTGCAGGTCGGACCGGGCGCCGCGGCGCCGTGCTCGCTGGCGGACTGCCTCCACGGCACGCACGTCGCCGGCATCGCCGCCGGCAGCGGCTCGAGCGCAGGCGTGCCCTACTCCGGGGTCGCGCGCAATGCCCGCGTCATGGCCATCCAGGTCTTTTCCGTGGTCACCAGCGCCACCAGCTGCGGCGGCGCCGCTCCGTGCGCCGGCGCCTTCTCGTCCGACATCATCGCGGGCCTCGAGTACGTCTACAGCGCGCCGGCCGCGCTGAACGTCGCGGCCGTGAACATGAGCCTCGGCAGCACCACCTACGCCTCGTTCTGCGACGATCAACCGTACAAGCCGGCGATCGACAACCTGCGCGCGATCGGGATCGCGAGCGTCGTCGCGTCCGGCAACAGCTTCGCCGGCAACGCGATCTCCTCGCCGGCGTGCATTTCGTCGGCGATCAGCGTCGGCGCGACCACCAAGACCGACGAGGTCGCGTTCTTCTCGAACGTCGCGCCGTTCATTTCGCTCTTCGCCCCCGGCGAAGCGATTCGATCCTCGGTTCCCGGAGCCGGCTTCAGCGAGCTGAGCGGCACGTCGATGGCGGCGCCGCACGTCGCCGGCGCGTGGGCGATCGTCCGGCAGGCGGCGCCCGGCAGGAGCGTCAGCGCGGTGCTCTCGGCGCTGCGATCGACCGGACGGCCGATCACCGATTCACGATGGTGGAGCGTCGGCAGCACCGCGCCGCGAATCAACATCCTCGAGGCGCTCGCGACCCTGGTGCCGATCACCAACCCGGTGCCCGTCATCTCCTCGTTCTCTCCGGCGCGGCTGCGTGCCGGGATCTCGCCGGTCACCCTCACCGTGAACGGCGCCAGCTTCAACGCGTTCTCGGTGGTGTTGTGGAACGGGTCGCCCAGACCGACGACGGTGGTGAGCACGACGCAGTTGACGGCGCTGATTTCGCCGTCCGATCTCACCGCCGCGGCGTCGGCGCAGGTTGCAGTCAGGACGCCGTCGCCGGGAGGCGGCACGACCGCGTCCCTCACCGTTCCGATCGATCCACCGCCATCTCTGGTCCCGAATCGGCTGGCGGTCGCGCCCGGCGCCCAGGTGACCGTGACGCTGGCGAACGGATACGGCGGGTCGGGCGACTGGCTGTCGTTCGCCCCGGCCACGGCGGCCAACTCGAGTTATCAGACGTTCACATATGTCGGCGCCGGCGTCACCACGCGCACCTGGACGGTCACCGCGCCGGCGACGCTCGGCACCTACGAGTTCCGGCTGTTCCTCGACAACAGCTACACCCGCGTTGCGACCAGCGCCCCGGTGGTCGTCGACGTGGGGCAGAACCCGCAGCCATCGATCGCGTCGCTCAGTCCCGCGAGCGTGGCGGCGACGAGTCCCGCCTTCACGCTGACGGTGAACGGCGCGGATTTCGTCACCGGCAGCGTCGTCCTCTGGAACGGAACGCCGCGGCCGACGACGTTCGTGAGCGCCACCCAGGTGCGCGCCGCCATCGACGCCGCGGACGTCGCCGTGGTGGGCCAGTCGTCGGTGGCCGTCTCCAGTCCTGCGCCGGGCGGCGGCGTGTCGAACGCGCTCCCGTTCTCGGCGACGCCGCCGGCGGTGTTGACCGTGAGCGCGACGACGGTGGCGCCGGGGTCGAGCGTGACGGTGACGCTGACGAACGCGCCGGGCGGCGCCTACGACTGGCTCGCGCTGGCGCCGACCTCGGCGGCGAACAGCAGCTACGTGACGTTCACGTATGTCGGCGCCGGCGTCACGTCGCGCACGTGGACGGTGTCGATGCCGGCGACGGCCGGCACGTACGAGTTCCGCCTGTTCCTGAACAACGGGTATACGCGGGCGGGAACCAGTCCCCCGGTCACCGTGTCGGCGGCGGTGAACCCGGCGCCGGCGGCAACGTCCCTGAGTCCCGCGCGCGCGAGCGCGGGCTCCGCCGGCTTCACCCTCACGGTCAACGGCACGAACTTCGTCGCCGCATCCGAGGTGCGGTGGAACGGCGCGCCGCGCGCGACGACGTTCGTCAGCGCGACGCAGCTGCGGGCGTCGATCCCGGCGGCGGACATCGCGGTTCCGTCCACCGCGCAGGTGACGGTGTTCTCGCCTGCGCCGGGCGGCGGCACGTCGGCGCCGCTCGCCTTCACGATCGCCCCCCCGCCGACGCTGACGGTGAGCGCGACCACGGTCGCGCGCGGGACGCCGGTTACGGTGACGCTGACGGACGGACTGGGCGGGCTGTATGACTGGCTGTCGTTCGCGCCGGTAACCGCCGCGAATTCCAGCTTCGTCACGTTCGTCTACGTCGGCGGCGGCATCACCTCGCGGACGTGGACCGTGACCGCACCGTCCACGCCGGGGACCTACGAGTTCCGCCTGTTCCTGAACAACGGCTACACGCGCGCGGCGACGAGCGTGCCGGTGATCGTGCAGTAA
- a CDS encoding class I SAM-dependent methyltransferase has translation MRFEQIVRFNWPYYAAAGGGVAAALVAAPRAPFAWMRYAIIGGAAIVAAWLIASLVVSWIVYDRSRLMDWDWVLQALGFTPSAWINLHAGHDPASPALQRIFPGARGRVFDIYDPREMPESSIAIARRLADRAVPAEPADYRHLPLTKGTIDAAMLLLSAHELRSDAARSALFAELRRVLGPGGRVVVAEHLRDWANFLAFGPGCLHFHSRRTWLRCFSRHRFDVHREFSITPFVRIFVLRRLT, from the coding sequence ATGCGCTTTGAACAGATCGTCCGCTTCAACTGGCCGTACTACGCCGCAGCCGGCGGCGGCGTCGCCGCGGCGCTCGTCGCCGCGCCGCGGGCGCCGTTCGCGTGGATGCGCTACGCCATCATCGGCGGCGCGGCGATCGTGGCGGCGTGGCTGATCGCGTCGCTGGTCGTCTCGTGGATCGTCTACGACCGCTCGCGCCTGATGGACTGGGACTGGGTGCTGCAGGCGCTCGGCTTCACGCCGTCGGCCTGGATCAACCTGCACGCCGGCCACGATCCCGCCAGCCCGGCGCTGCAGCGGATCTTCCCGGGCGCCCGCGGCCGCGTGTTCGACATCTACGACCCGCGGGAGATGCCGGAGTCGTCGATCGCGATCGCGCGCAGGCTGGCCGATCGCGCGGTGCCGGCCGAACCGGCCGACTACCGGCACCTGCCGCTGACCAAAGGAACGATCGACGCCGCGATGCTGCTGCTGTCAGCGCACGAGTTGAGGAGCGACGCCGCGCGGAGCGCGCTCTTCGCCGAACTGCGCCGCGTCCTCGGCCCCGGCGGCCGCGTCGTCGTGGCGGAGCACCTGCGCGACTGGGCGAACTTCCTCGCCTTCGGTCCGGGATGTCTCCACTTCCACTCGCGGCGGACGTGGCTGCGCTGCTTCTCGCGGCACCGCTTCGACGTGCACCGCGAGTTCTCGATCACGCCGTTCGTCCGGATCTTCGTCCTCAGGAGACTGACATGA
- a CDS encoding DUF2071 domain-containing protein produces MAAAVAAVWLIHGLYNKLLGGSPRHLAIVQSVPGLDGETGRGVLLLVGLCEVAIAGWILSKRAPRTCAAAQTGLLLSMNALELTYARDLLIWPAGLLPINALFLAAAWTAAGWRGPRRLRARLARHPLPIDAHFRECLSLTYALPAEVLRPLLPPGLELETVNGSGFLAVALVQAEALRPSPLPAAAGQDFFLAGYRVFARFRTRSGRSLRGLRILRSDTDRRPMVVAGNLLTHYKYHRCTAALRRRGDALDIEVRTPDGRGDLRITAHPSQHRLPPGSPFASTREAGRFAGPLPFTFDYEPDTHAIVAVQASRTSWRPAAIAVDVERLAFFDQAPFRGCTPRLAAAFHVADVDYHWHRGVRHAL; encoded by the coding sequence ATGGCCGCCGCCGTCGCCGCAGTGTGGCTGATACACGGCCTCTACAACAAGCTGCTCGGCGGATCGCCGCGCCACCTGGCGATCGTGCAGTCCGTTCCGGGGCTCGACGGCGAGACCGGCCGCGGCGTCCTGCTCCTCGTCGGCCTCTGCGAGGTGGCGATCGCAGGGTGGATTCTGTCGAAGCGCGCCCCGCGCACCTGCGCCGCCGCGCAGACAGGGCTGCTCCTCTCGATGAACGCGCTCGAACTGACCTACGCCCGCGACCTCCTGATCTGGCCGGCTGGCCTCCTGCCGATCAACGCGCTGTTTCTCGCCGCGGCGTGGACGGCGGCCGGCTGGCGCGGGCCGCGGCGGCTGCGGGCGAGGCTCGCCCGGCATCCGCTCCCGATCGACGCCCATTTCCGCGAGTGCCTGTCGCTGACCTACGCGCTGCCCGCCGAGGTGCTGCGGCCGCTGCTGCCGCCCGGTCTCGAGCTCGAAACGGTGAACGGCTCCGGCTTTCTCGCCGTGGCGCTCGTGCAGGCCGAAGCGCTGCGCCCCTCTCCGCTGCCCGCCGCGGCGGGCCAGGACTTCTTCCTCGCCGGCTATCGCGTGTTCGCGCGCTTCCGCACCAGGAGCGGACGGTCGCTGCGCGGCCTGCGCATTCTGCGCAGCGACACCGATCGCCGGCCGATGGTGGTCGCCGGCAACCTGCTGACCCACTACAAGTACCACCGCTGCACGGCGGCGCTGCGCCGCCGTGGCGATGCGCTCGACATCGAGGTCCGCACTCCCGACGGCCGCGGCGACCTGCGGATCACCGCGCATCCCTCGCAACACCGGCTGCCCCCCGGATCGCCGTTCGCGTCGACGCGCGAGGCCGGGCGCTTTGCCGGACCGCTGCCGTTCACGTTCGACTACGAGCCCGACACGCACGCGATCGTCGCGGTCCAGGCGTCGCGGACCAGCTGGCGCCCCGCGGCGATTGCCGTCGACGTCGAACGCCTGGCCTTCTTCGATCAGGCGCCGTTCCGGGGCTGCACGCCGCGGCTGGCCGCCGCCTTCCACGTCGCCGACGTCGACTATCACTGGCATCGGGGAGTACGCCATGCGCTTTGA
- a CDS encoding MarR family transcriptional regulator encodes MTDTSKHGGLTPIQQRFILHWGEMGARWGINRTVAQVHALLFLSPRPLHAEDIATTLGVARSNVSTSLRELQGWGIVRVTHLLGDRRDHFESLKDVWEMFRIIVDERKKRETDPVLAMLREAAGEAKKPGAADAYTRERLGDMLQFFEQMTSWVEQTRKLPTAALVRMVKAGDKIARMFG; translated from the coding sequence ATGACTGACACATCGAAACACGGGGGCCTCACCCCCATTCAGCAGCGGTTCATCCTCCACTGGGGGGAGATGGGCGCCCGCTGGGGCATCAACCGCACCGTCGCCCAGGTGCATGCCCTGCTGTTTCTCTCCCCCCGTCCGCTCCATGCCGAGGACATCGCCACCACGCTCGGCGTCGCCCGGTCGAACGTCAGCACCAGCCTGCGCGAGCTGCAGGGCTGGGGAATCGTCCGCGTCACGCACCTGCTCGGCGACCGGCGCGATCACTTCGAGAGCCTCAAGGACGTCTGGGAGATGTTCCGCATCATCGTCGACGAGCGGAAGAAGCGCGAGACCGATCCGGTCCTCGCGATGCTGCGGGAGGCGGCGGGCGAGGCGAAGAAGCCCGGCGCCGCCGACGCCTACACGCGCGAGCGGCTCGGCGACATGCTCCAGTTCTTCGAGCAGATGACGAGCTGGGTCGAGCAGACGCGCAAGCTGCCCACCGCCGCGCTCGTCCGGATGGTCAAGGCCGGCGACAAGATCGCCAGGATGTTCGGATGA
- a CDS encoding AI-2E family transporter, protein MSGFVALIAGLLIALYVCWLMFQPFLNVLMWAAVLAVVFYPMHWRIRAQTRRPTLAAALSTLLVVLFILLPVTFITVAVVRELTQVAQSFQAPDHSWNIPVPAVVTRLIDWAGQYVDIQLDRELARKFLAERMQTWGTTLAASTLMVVGGAVGAVTQTLLVIFTLFYFFRDGERIRQATYETVPLERVQWQDIITRTKEVIGATVYGVLAIAAIQGTLGTFIFWVLGLPSPLLWGVVMFFLSMIPMAGAFLVWVPAALYLALTGAITQAVVLVVWGVLVIGGIDNILSPRLVGRRASLHELLIFFAVLGGLQVFGVLGLILGPVVVAMTLALIEMVRQSGHPPEDTLPKDTVMEEQSQLRDVE, encoded by the coding sequence ATGTCGGGCTTCGTCGCCCTGATCGCCGGGCTGCTGATCGCGCTCTACGTCTGCTGGCTGATGTTCCAGCCGTTCCTGAACGTGCTGATGTGGGCCGCGGTGCTGGCCGTCGTCTTCTACCCGATGCACTGGCGCATCCGCGCCCAGACACGGCGGCCCACCCTCGCGGCGGCGCTCTCCACCCTGCTCGTCGTCCTCTTCATCCTGCTGCCCGTGACCTTCATCACCGTCGCCGTCGTGCGGGAGCTGACGCAGGTGGCGCAGTCGTTCCAGGCGCCGGACCACAGCTGGAACATCCCGGTGCCGGCGGTCGTGACCCGCCTGATCGACTGGGCCGGCCAGTACGTCGACATCCAGCTCGATCGGGAGCTGGCGCGGAAGTTCCTGGCCGAGCGGATGCAGACCTGGGGCACCACGCTCGCGGCGAGCACGCTCATGGTCGTCGGCGGCGCCGTCGGCGCCGTCACGCAGACCCTGCTGGTCATCTTCACGCTCTTCTACTTCTTCCGCGACGGCGAGCGCATCCGGCAGGCGACCTACGAGACGGTGCCGCTCGAGCGGGTGCAGTGGCAGGACATCATCACCCGCACCAAGGAGGTGATCGGCGCGACCGTCTACGGCGTCCTGGCGATCGCCGCCATCCAGGGCACGCTGGGGACGTTCATCTTCTGGGTGCTCGGCCTGCCGTCGCCGCTGCTGTGGGGCGTGGTGATGTTCTTCCTGTCGATGATCCCGATGGCCGGGGCGTTCCTCGTGTGGGTGCCGGCGGCGCTCTATCTCGCGCTCACCGGCGCGATCACCCAGGCCGTGGTGCTCGTCGTCTGGGGAGTGCTGGTCATCGGCGGGATCGACAACATTCTCTCCCCGCGGCTGGTCGGCCGCCGCGCGTCGCTCCACGAGCTGCTCATCTTCTTCGCCGTGCTCGGCGGCCTGCAGGTGTTCGGCGTCCTCGGCCTGATTCTCGGACCCGTCGTCGTCGCCATGACCCTGGCGCTGATCGAGATGGTGCGCCAGTCCGGACACCCGCCGGAGGACACGCTGCCGAAGGACACCGTCATGGAAGAGCAATCGCAGCTGCGTGACGTCGAGTGA
- a CDS encoding response regulator — protein MKTVLIVEDDADLRRMFRAVLALAGFDVLEAGDGLDALHVIDAQTPDAVILDLGLPRLSGMSVRQEIAAHAHTRHVPVIIVTGMPGSHDDIDAACVLRKPVSPDKLVDVVKSCIAAGGRGPAAT, from the coding sequence GTGAAGACCGTTCTCATCGTCGAAGACGATGCCGATTTGCGCCGCATGTTCCGCGCGGTCCTGGCGCTCGCCGGCTTCGACGTGCTCGAGGCCGGCGATGGCCTCGACGCCCTCCACGTCATCGACGCCCAGACGCCCGACGCCGTGATCCTGGATCTCGGCCTGCCGCGCCTGAGCGGCATGAGCGTGCGCCAGGAAATCGCCGCGCATGCGCACACGCGGCACGTACCGGTGATCATCGTGACTGGAATGCCCGGCTCGCATGACGACATCGATGCGGCGTGCGTGCTGCGAAAACCCGTCTCACCGGATAAACTGGTCGATGTGGTGAAGTCCTGCATTGCGGCGGGAGGCCGCGGCCCCGCCGCCACGTAG